The Deltaproteobacteria bacterium sequence CGCGCCGAGTTTGGGGTCATCGGTGCGATAGCGCTCGAGGCGGTCGTAGATGTCGCGGTAGAAGAAGGCGGCCGACTGCCGGTGGTAGCGGTAACGGAGGCGCACGCTCACGTCCCGCGCGACGTCTTGCACGAGCCGAATCTCCGGTGTATGCGCGCGAATCTCCCACGTGTCGAAGTAGTAGCGGTAGCCCGCGATCAGCGTCGACCGGGTCGGCTCGACGAACGCGCGCGCGCTCGCGTAGATGGCGTGGCGCCAGCGTACGTTCGGGACGGCTTCGGGCGCTTGTTCGAGTGCGTCTCCCACCGATACTTGTCGATACAAGTTTTCCTGGTCGCCGCCGATCCGTGCCGCGTCGTAGGTGAGTGACGCGACGGCGACGGGAGACAGCACCTGCGACAGTGTGAGCGAACCGAGGGTCGTCGTCATCGCCCCCTTGCGCGGCTCGAACGGCGCGTCGAAATCGGTGTTGTCGTTGTCGAATCGGTCGAACCCTGCAGCCGCCGCGATCGCCAGCGTGGTGTTGCGGTCCGCGAAGTCGAACTCGCCGCGGCCGCTCACGAACACCGACCGGTAGTCCGGCTCGGTGCTGGCGCGCACGCCCGCGCCGACGCGGGCGTCGCCGAAGCGGTGCAGGTATGTGCCGCCGGCCTCGTAGCGGTACTCCGAAAACGGCTGGCCGTCGTTGCCCGCCGCCACCGACGCGGAGGTGATCACGTCCACGAGGAAGTGGGCGTCGAGTTGTCCGGCGTCGCCGACGTCGAGGCGGGCGTCGATCATCGGCTGCTGGACGCGCGTCGCCTTTTCCTTGTAGTACGCGCCGCGGATGGCGATCTCGCCGTCGGCGCGCGCGGCGGGGGCGGCGGCCGCGATCGCGACGGCTGCGACGGCCGCGGCCGCCGCGCGCGTCAGTTGCATCCGCACCCTCCGCCGGCTTCGCCGGTGCCGCCGTCGGCTCCCTCGCGCGCGCCGCGCGCATGCTGCTCGAAACGCACCTCGCCGGGGTCGCGGTCGGCGACCATCGACCGGCGCGCGAGGTACTCGCGCTGGTACGGCTTGACGCGGGCGCAGCCGCCGGCGGCCGCACCCAGCGCCACCGCCAACACGAGCGCGACACGGCGAGACATCGCCCACACGATAGCGCAATCTCGCGCGATTTCGGCGCGCGCGGCGCGGCGCATCGCCGGCGTTGGCCCCTTCTCAGCGCCCCCGTCGCCGTGATAAGCACGCGGCAGCGCGTAAGCTGCGCGCGGCTGAACCGTTTCCCATCGCCCGATTCCGTGAACGAACCCGCAGGAGAGAGACGTGCCTAACGTAGCCAAGCCCACTCGAGCGCTGTTGGCCGCGGTCGCATGCGTCGCCGTCGCGTGCGGCGGTGGCAGCAAGACCGACACCACCGTTCCCGACACGCCCGCGCCGCAGGGCCCCCTGCCTCAGGACATCGCGCACGAGTTTGCCCCGCGGGACTACCAGGGCGTGCGGTTCACGCCCGAGGCGCTCGGCTGGCCGGGCGTGCCCCGCATCAAGGTCAAGGGCAAGCCCAAGCTGGCGAAGCTGCGCGGCGCGATCGCCAGGCAGCGCAAGAAGGGCAAACTGGACACGTCCGACGTCCACACGCTCGTCAACCTGCTGGTGGATCAGGCCGCGGCGCGCCAGAAGGCCGGCGACGACGCGGGTGCGGCGCAGCTTCGCACGGAGGCGCGCGACCTGCTCGGCGAGCTCATCGCGCAAAACGGCGACAACGCGCAGGAACTGACGCTCAAGCGGTTTGCGGCGATCCAGTTCGCACTCGACGAGAAGGCCGGCGCCGACGCATTCCAGAAGGTGCTGGACAAGTTCCCCGAGAGCGGCGACGCGACCGAGTACCGGACCTGGATCGCCTACGCGCGGCTGCGCGCCTGGGACAACCCGGGGGCGGCCGCGGCCGTCGAAGGGTGGACCGCCGACGCGGTCGCGAGCCACGCCGCGTACGTACTGGCGTGGGTGCGCTTCCGCCAGCGCGACTACCCGGCGGCGACCGCGGCGATCGCCAAGGCGGCCGAGACGTGGGAGGGCAGCGGCAAGCCGGCGCTGCTGCGCGACGCCAAGCTGATCCTGGCGCGGGCCGGCGCTCCGGTGGACCAGGCGCTCGGCGTGGTGCGCACCATCTTGCCGCCCGACAAGCCGGTGTTGGTCGCGCTGCACTCGTACGAGCTGCACCAGGGCTACGTGTACGCCGGCTACTACGAGCGCGCGTCGGAGGTGCTCGACCAGATCTTCGACGGGGCGACGCCGGCCGACAAGGTGACCTTCCGGCTCAACCAGGCCGACTATCTGTTGCGGCTGGGCAAGCCGGCGGCGTCGGCCGACAAGATCCGGGAGTCGCTCGAGCTGTGCAAGGCGGCCGGCGAGGCGTGCAAGCCGGAACTCGCCAACGCGCTGGCCGAGCGCACGCTGCTGATGGCGCGCGTCTATCACAACGCGTACGCCACGTCGTTCGACGAGCGCTACCTCAAGGCGGCGAAGGTACTGTACGAGCTGTACCTGGCCATCGAGCCCGCGCGGCCCGACAAGCAGGAGGTGACCGGAAACTACGACGCGCTCAAGCAGACGGAGGCGCGCGGCGATTCGACGATGGGCAAGCATGCCAAGGACGTGATGAACGTGGTCATCACGGCGCACGGCGAGGTGATGCAGGCGTGCTACGAGGGCGTGCTCCAGTGGGAGCCGCAGCTGCGCGGCGAGGTCAAGGTGACGATCGACGTCGCACAGGACGGCTCGGTGAGCGCCGTGGCGACCGAGCCGGCGGCCGGCAAGGACGGGCTGGCGGCGGTCGCGGCGTGCCTCGTCGAGCGGATCAAGCCGTGGGCGTTCCCGGCGCGGACGGTGCCTGGGCTCACGCGCCTGGTCGTGCCGGTTCGGTATGCGCCCAAGGACGAAGCCAGCCCGCCAGATGCGGGTGACGCCGGCGCGGCCGATCGCGGCACCGGCGGCGAGACGGCCGGCGGGCAGGCCGGCGGCTCCGGCGACGCGAAGTCGGGCGGGGCGCAAGCCAACCCGTGACGCGCTTCGGCCCGGTCGGCATGCTCGACTGGGCGCGGTCGGTCCCGGCCAGCGCCGAGTGCGATCTCGCGCAGACGGCGGTGCCGCCGGTCGCGTGGCGCGACCTCGGCGTCGACGCCGAGCGGCTGGCGCGCTGCGGCGCGTCGGGCGACGAGCCACAGCGCGATCTGATCGCGCTGCTCGCCGCGCGTCACCGCGCGCCGCACGACGCGATCGCGCTCGTGTCCGGCAACACGCAGGCGGCGTTCTGCGCGCTCGCGCCCCACGTCGGACCGGGCGACGAGGTGATCGTGGAGGCGCCCACGTACCCGCCGCTCGTTGACTTGGTGCGCGCCCTCGGCGCCGACGCGATCGCGCTGCCGCGCGCAGCGTCGTCCGGCTTCGCGCCCGATCCGGACGACCTGCGCGAGCGGCTGTCACCTCGGACCGCGGCGGTCGTGCTCACCGATCTGCACAACCCGTCCGGGGTTCACCTCGACGCGGCGCGGATCGACGCGCTCCTCGACGTGGTGGAGGGACACTCCCGCGCGTTTCTGTTCGTCGACGAGGTCTATCTCGAATTCGACCCGTCGCCGCATCCGCCGACGGCATATCGTCCCGGGCGCCGCGTGGTCGTCGCGCGCAGCGTGACGAAGGCGTTCGGGCTCGGCGCGCTGCGCTGCGGATGGCTCGTCGGCGCGCCGGATGTCGTCGCGCGCTGCCGCGCGGCGCGCGACTACGTGCAGGGATACGTGTCGCCGGTGCTCGCGCTGGCGTGCGCATTTGCGCTGGCGACGGATGTGGAGCGGCGGGCGGCGGCGGCGGCACGCGTGCGCGACGGCTACGCCCGGGTCGCGCGGGGCCTCGCCGCGATCGACGGTGTTGCGCTGGTCGAGCCACATGCCGCGGCGCCCGCCGTCTGCTTCCCGCGGCTGCACGCGTCGGACGCGACCCGGATTTGCGACGAGTTGCTCGCGCGCGGGGTCGCGGTCGCGCCGGGGGCACTGTTCGGTGCGCCGGCGCACGTTCGCCTGGCCTGCGCGGCGGCGCCGGCAGCCATCGACGCCGGCATGGCGGTCCTCGCGGCTCTGCTGCGGCCGCCGGCGGCGTGATCGGCGCCGCGCGCTACGGCGGTCGGGCGCAGTCGCGGTCGAGCGTCGCGAGCAGGGCGCGGGCGGTGCGGCGCCGGTCGCTCGCACCCGGACGCACGTCCGCGCTCGCGAGGTAGGCGCGAAGTGCGTCGCGACACGCGGCCGTGTCGCCGGTGCGGTGCGCGGCGGCCGCGAGGTTCCACTGGTGCATCGCGTCGTTCGGCGCGAGCGCGACGGCGCGCGAGAGCTGCCGTATCGCAGCTGCCGGTTCCCCGCACGCGAGCAGGCACACGCCGAGGTTGGCGCGGCCGTCGGCGTCGTCCGGCCGCCGCGCGACATACCGGCGCAACAGGGGCCGCGCGCGGTCGGGCGAGCCGGCGGCCATCAGCTCGAGCGCGCGGGACAGTAGCGCGGGCGTGTCGTCCTGCGGCGGATGCCAGTGTGTCCAGTGGTCGTCGAACAGCCCGAGGAGGTCGCGGCCGAGATAGTAGTCGCGCGGCAGCGTTCCGCCGCGGGCGATGCACCGGCGGGCCGCGGCGGCGACCTGAGCGGCCACCTCGCGAACCGGCGCGCGGGCGAACGAGAGCCCGCCGGCGCGCATGGCCGCGAGCACGTCGACGTCGATGTCGCGACGCGACAGATCGGCCGCGTAGCCCGCGTCCGCGAGGGCGCCGCCGGCGTCGATCAGCAGCCACAGGCAGCGGAAGCGCGGCGGACGCGTGCCGCGTCTGCGGGCGGTCGCGATTGCCGCGCATCGTCCGTCGGCAGCGCGGGCGGTGCGCGCGACCGTGCGCACCGGCGGGCTGCGCCGCGCCGCGCCGTGGTCCGCGGGTAGCGCCGCGCGCAGCAGCCGCAGCTCGCTGCGCGTGCGATCGTCGATGTCGTCGCGAACGTACAGCTCGTCGACGAGGGCCGCGGCGCGCGCAGGCTGGTCGCCGGCAAACTCGTCGACAAAGTCGAGCAGGTCGGCGGGCGGCATCTGGTGCGTGATGAGGTCGGCGGCACGCGCGATCTCCGCCGGCGTGTCGAGGCACGCCGCCAGTCGGCGCAGGGACCGTGCGCGGTCCGCCTCGGTGGCGTCGTGCGCGGTGCCGTGGATTTCGCCGAGCAGGTCGCGCGCGCGGTCGCGCGCCGCGTTCGGCGGTTCGCGCAGCGCGGCGATCACGCGGTCGCGCGCCCCGGCGGCGGCGACGTGAGCGAGCAAGTGTGCCGCCCAGGCGGCGCGCCCGTCGTCGGCCGAAGCGAGTTCGCGGACGAGCAGCGGGATCGCTGTGGCGCCGAGCGCGGCCGCGATGCGCGCGCATGCGCGCTCCTGCCCCGGGTGCGCCGGTCGGCCCGCGCGCAGATCGTCGAA is a genomic window containing:
- a CDS encoding DUF3570 domain-containing protein; its protein translation is MQLTRAAAAAVAAVAIAAAAPAARADGEIAIRGAYYKEKATRVQQPMIDARLDVGDAGQLDAHFLVDVITSASVAAGNDGQPFSEYRYEAGGTYLHRFGDARVGAGVRASTEPDYRSVFVSGRGEFDFADRNTTLAIAAAAGFDRFDNDNTDFDAPFEPRKGAMTTTLGSLTLSQVLSPVAVASLTYDAARIGGDQENLYRQVSVGDALEQAPEAVPNVRWRHAIYASARAFVEPTRSTLIAGYRYYFDTWEIRAHTPEIRLVQDVARDVSVRLRYRYHRQSAAFFYRDIYDRLERYRTDDPKLGA
- a CDS encoding DUF4266 domain-containing protein, whose amino-acid sequence is MSRRVALVLAVALGAAAGGCARVKPYQREYLARRSMVADRDPGEVRFEQHARGAREGADGGTGEAGGGCGCN
- a CDS encoding aminotransferase class I/II-fold pyridoxal phosphate-dependent enzyme, which encodes MTRFGPVGMLDWARSVPASAECDLAQTAVPPVAWRDLGVDAERLARCGASGDEPQRDLIALLAARHRAPHDAIALVSGNTQAAFCALAPHVGPGDEVIVEAPTYPPLVDLVRALGADAIALPRAASSGFAPDPDDLRERLSPRTAAVVLTDLHNPSGVHLDAARIDALLDVVEGHSRAFLFVDEVYLEFDPSPHPPTAYRPGRRVVVARSVTKAFGLGALRCGWLVGAPDVVARCRAARDYVQGYVSPVLALACAFALATDVERRAAAAARVRDGYARVARGLAAIDGVALVEPHAAAPAVCFPRLHASDATRICDELLARGVAVAPGALFGAPAHVRLACAAAPAAIDAGMAVLAALLRPPAA